A single window of Periplaneta americana isolate PAMFEO1 chromosome 14, P.americana_PAMFEO1_priV1, whole genome shotgun sequence DNA harbors:
- the LOC138713574 gene encoding myb/SANT-like DNA-binding domain-containing protein 3 — MSMSDSNKKKPRGPNFSSIDRALLLNIVEGYMNIIENKKTDAVWSKEKEKAWADIAVDFNRCSSEGERTATQLKTAYENYKRRIKKAAADDKAELHKTGGGSFKRKLDVDGERLIAKLHHNFTPLCNPCDSDGQYQVIEDVAADPVSYIESVETYFDGPLPVMSVEEVQTESHEEVVAHETVLSPSQSPSVNISEAIPTAGLQQQMQITTSRPTARKHKRNRMEIYTSSKVDFNDLRCRLLLEKHSMEMKILKTNLEVARVELEIKKAILANEFKN; from the exons ATGTCAATGAGCgattccaataaaaaaaaaccaagGGGCCCAAATTTTAGCTCCATTGACAGAGCTCTGCTATTAAATATAGTGGAGGGATATATGAAcataattgaaaacaaaaaaacgGATGCAGTTTggtcaaaagaaaaagaaaaggcgtGGGCAGACATTGCTGTCGATTTTAATAGGTGTTCGTCTGAGGGCGAAAGAACTGCTACCCAGTTAAAAACTGCATACGAGAATtacaaaagaagaataaaaaaggcAGCAGCAGATGATAAG GCTGAGTTGCACAAAACAGGCGGGGGATCATTCAAGAGGAAGTTAGATGTAGATGGGGAGCGGCTTATAGCCAAACTCCATCACAACTTCACACCTCTTTGTAATCCGTGCGACAGCGATGGCCAGTACCAGGTCATTGAAGACGTAGCAGCTGATCCTGTTTCCTATATTGAATCAGTGGAAACGTATTTTGATGGTCCTCTGCCTGTCATGAGTGTTGAAGAGGTACAGACGGAATCTCATGAAGAGGTGGTAGCTCATGAGACTGTTCTATCACCTTCGCAGTCTCCGTCTGTAAATATATCAGAAGCAATTCCAACAGCAGGCCTTCAACAACAGATGCAGATtacaacaagtaggcctactgcacgaAAACACAAGAGAAACAGGATGGAAATCTACACAAGTAGTAAAGTGGACTTTAATGATTTAAGGTGCCGCCTTCTGTTGGAGAAACACAGCATGGagatgaaaatattgaaaacaaaccTTGAGGTTGCGAGAGtggaattagaaataaaaaaagctattttggctaatgaatttaaaaattaa